In Caproiciproducens sp. NJN-50, the following are encoded in one genomic region:
- the upp gene encoding uracil phosphoribosyltransferase, whose translation MEKQVLIMDHPLIQHKLTYLRDKNTGSKDFRQLVSEIAMLLCYEATRDLPLEETTVETPVATAKTKVIEGRKLAFVPILRAGLGMVDGVLQLVPAAKVGHIGLYRDPKTLKPVEYYSKLPCDIDQRDVIVLDPMLATGGSSVDAISIIKRSNPKSIKFMCIIAAPEGIKALTKSHPDVQLYCAAVDDHLNEHGYIVPGLGDAGDRIFGTL comes from the coding sequence ATGGAAAAACAGGTATTGATTATGGACCATCCGCTGATTCAGCACAAACTGACTTATCTGAGGGATAAAAACACAGGGTCCAAGGATTTCCGCCAGCTGGTCAGCGAAATCGCGATGCTCCTCTGCTATGAGGCGACACGCGATCTCCCACTGGAGGAAACAACCGTGGAAACCCCGGTCGCCACCGCCAAAACCAAAGTGATCGAAGGCCGAAAACTGGCTTTTGTCCCGATTCTGCGCGCCGGTCTGGGAATGGTGGACGGTGTGCTTCAGCTGGTTCCGGCGGCAAAGGTCGGCCATATCGGGCTGTACCGCGACCCCAAAACGCTGAAGCCCGTCGAATATTACAGCAAGCTCCCCTGCGACATAGACCAGCGCGACGTGATTGTTCTGGACCCGATGCTTGCGACCGGAGGTTCCTCCGTCGATGCGATTTCCATTATCAAACGCAGCAATCCGAAAAGCATCAAGTTCATGTGCATCATTGCCGCGCCGGAGGGAATCAAAGCCCTGACAAAGTCCCATCCAGACGTTCAGCTTTACTGCGCCGCGGTAGACGACCATCTGAATGAACACGGTTACATCGTTCCCGGGCTGGGCGACGCGGGAGACCGTATTTTCGGTACACTCTGA